In the Anaerolineales bacterium genome, one interval contains:
- the hypB gene encoding hydrogenase nickel incorporation protein HypB: MPKTIPVVENILSANDKVAAQNQARFDAAGVFAVNLMASPGAGKTSLILAMLAALQGRLRLGVIEGDIATSIDADKAAAAGIPAVQINTGGQCHLDAVMVSGALDQLPLERIDLVIVENVGNLVCPAAFRLGTHINLLAASIPEGDDKPYKYPGMYRGVQALVINKIDLLPYVPFDMEYFLRGVEALNPGLVAFPLSCRTGEGLPAFADWIAGQVQHGRQKNPH, translated from the coding sequence ATGCCCAAAACCATCCCGGTTGTCGAAAACATCCTTTCCGCCAACGACAAAGTCGCGGCGCAGAACCAAGCGCGCTTCGACGCCGCCGGCGTGTTCGCCGTCAATCTGATGGCCTCCCCCGGCGCGGGAAAGACCAGCCTGATCTTGGCGATGCTCGCGGCGCTCCAAGGCCGCCTGCGGCTCGGGGTGATCGAGGGCGACATCGCCACCTCGATCGACGCCGACAAGGCGGCCGCGGCCGGCATCCCGGCGGTGCAGATCAACACCGGCGGCCAATGCCACCTCGACGCGGTGATGGTCAGCGGCGCGCTCGACCAGCTCCCGCTCGAACGGATCGATCTGGTGATCGTCGAGAACGTCGGCAACCTGGTCTGCCCGGCCGCCTTTCGGCTCGGCACGCACATCAACCTGCTGGCGGCCTCCATCCCCGAGGGCGACGACAAGCCCTACAAATATCCCGGGATGTACCGCGGGGTGCAGGCGCTGGTGATCAACAAGATCGACCTGCTCCCGTACGTCCCCTTCGATATGGAGTATTTCCTCCGCGGGGTGGAGGCGCTCAATCCGGGATTGGTAGCCTTTCCGCTTTCGTGCCGGACCGGCGAGGGATTGCCGGCCTTCGCGGACTGGATCGCCGGGCAAGTGCAGCATGGACGCCAGAAGAATCCGCATTAG